One window from the genome of Myxocyprinus asiaticus isolate MX2 ecotype Aquarium Trade chromosome 30, UBuf_Myxa_2, whole genome shotgun sequence encodes:
- the LOC127421615 gene encoding zinc-alpha-2-glycoprotein-like produces MPHWSLLVEKHTLQYEYTALSTPDTFSGSVFSGVCVCVCVCDDRQISHYCNEEQDWKKSEIWRDVPELHESRDWFLHQLYLLSNCTNSKCSELHVLQRRAGCEVEKLPDGTIKNPKGFDEYQYDGEDFIVFNFNTTQWINKNPKAKETKLKWDSQTIRNQIIKDELKNCMNWISTFNNTQRKEL; encoded by the exons ATGCCTCATTGGTCGCTTTTGGTGG AGAAACACACACTCCAGTATGAGTACACCGCCCTTTCCACACCTGACACATTCTCTGGATCTGTgttcagtggtgtgtgtgtgtgtgtgtgtgtgtgtgatgatagaCAGATCTCTCACTACTGTAATGAAGAACAAGACTGGAAGAAATCAGAAATCTGGAGAGATGTTCCTGAACTACATGAGTCTAGAGACTGGTTTCTACATCAGCTTTATCTTCTGTCAAACTGCACAAACTCCAAGTGTTCTG AGCTTCATGTACTTCAGAGAAGAGCTGGATGTGAGGTGGAGAAACTTCCTGATGGAACAATCAAGAATCCGAAGGGGTTTGATGAGTATCAATATGATGGAGAAGATTTTATTGTCTTTAATTTTAACACAACACAGTGGATCAATAAAAATCCCaaagccaaagaaacaaaactgaagTGGGACAGTCAAACAATACGAAACCAAATCATCAAGGATGAACTCAAGAACTGCATGAACTGGATCTCCACATTTAATAATACTCAAAGAA
- the LOC127421489 gene encoding H-2 class I histocompatibility antigen, alpha chain-like, whose translation MFHPQWIIYEREMISIIIIILFYSVCALQIKCEKHSLQYEYTALSTPDTFSGSVFSGVCVCDDRQISHYCNEEQDWKKSEIWRDVPELHESRDWFLHQLYLLSNCTNSKCSELHVLQRRAGCEVEKLPDGTIKNLKGFYEYQYDGENFIAFNFNTKQWINKNPKAKETKLKWDSETTENQIIKDELKNCMNWISTFNNTQRSLPDVEMFAVESPQDQNKLILICLATGFYPKHLEMNMMLNGIKLDHVNSSGIRPNGDETFQLRISVEIHRNEKEGFECHVNHTSLKEPVISEWDGKCSYCSEASRTNIITIIVAAVTVFMIVIFIYIYKRKRSDEKHSLQYEYTALSTPDTFSGSFHCD comes from the exons ATGTTTCATCCTCAGTGGATTATTTACGAAAGAGAGATGatatccattattattattattcttttttactCAGTATGTGCACTCCAAATCAAGTGTG AGAAACACTCACTCCAGTATGAGTACACCGCCCTTTCCACACCTGACACATTCTCTGGATCTGTgttcagtggtgtgtgtgtgtgtgatgatagaCAGATCTCTCACTACTGTAATGAAGAACAAGACTGGAAGAAATCAGAAATCTGGAGAGACGTTCCTGAACTACATGAGTCTAGAGACTGGTTTCTACATCAGCTTTATCTTCTGTCAAACTGCACAAACTCCAAGTGTTCTG AGCTTCATGTACTTCAGAGAAGAGCTGGATGTGAGGTGGAGAAACTTCCTGATGGAACAATCAAGAATCTGAAGGGGTTTTATGAGTATCAATATGATGGAGAAAATTTTATTGCCTTTAATTTTAACACAAAACAATGGATCAATAAAAATCCCaaagccaaagaaacaaaactgaagTGGGACAGTGAAACAACAGAAAACCAAATCATCAAGGATGAACTCAAGAACTGCATGAACTGGATCTCCACATTTAATAATACTCAAAGAT CTCTTCCAGATGTTGAGATGTTTGCTGTTGAATCTCCTCAAGATCAAAACAAGTTGATTCTGATCTGTCTGGCCACTGGTTTCTACCCCAAACACCTGGAGATGAATATGATGTTGAACGGCATTAAACTGGATCATGTAAACTCTTCTGGAATCAGACCAAACGGTGATGAAACCTTTCAGCTGAGAATCAGTGTGGAGATCCACAGAAATGAGAAAGAGGGTTTTGAGTGTCATGTCAATCACACCAGTCTAAAAGAGCCGGTTATATCAGAATGGG ATGGAAAATGCAGTTACTGCAGTGAAGCATCTAGAACAAATATTATAACAATCATAGTAGCAGCAGTTACAGTGTTTATGAtcgtgatttttatttatatctacaaAAGAAAAAGGTCCGATG AAAAACACTCACTCCAGTATGAGTACACCGCCCTTTCCACACCTGACACATTCTCTGGATCTTTTCATTGTG ATTGA
- the LOC127421490 gene encoding zinc-alpha-2-glycoprotein-like — translation MIIILFTLFFILFYSVCALQIKCEKHSLQYEYTALSTPDTFSGSVFSGVCVCDDRQISHYSNEEQDWKKSEIWRDVPELHESRDWFLHQLYLLSNCTNSKCSELHVLQRRAGCEVEKLPDGTIKNLKGFDEYQYDGEDFIAFNFNTTQWINKNPKAKETKLKWDRETIQNQIIKIYLKNCMNWISTFNNTQRTLPDVEMFAVESPQDQNKLILICLATGFYPKHLEMNMMLNGIKLDHVNSSGIRPNGDETFQLRISVEIHRNEKEGFECHVNHISLKEPVISEWDGKCSNCSEASRTNIITIIVAAVTVFMIVIFIYIYKRKRSDGKFFRKYLIEFMSGKIFLFLNIPQCCVCRFVYCCLCH, via the exons ATGATTATTATACTTTTTACTctgttttttatacttttttactCAGTATGTGCACTCCAAATCAAGTGTG AGAAACACTCACTCCAGTATGAGTACACCGCCCTTTCCACACCTGACACATTCTCTGGATCTGTgttcagtggtgtgtgtgtgtgtgatgatagaCAGATCTCTCACTACAGTAATGAAGAACAAGACTGGAAGAAATCAGAAATCTGGAGAGATGTTCCTGAACTACATGAGTCTAGAGACTGGTTTCTACATCAGCTTTATCTTCTGTCAAACTGCACAAACTCCAAGTGTTCTG AGCTTCATGTACTTCAGAGAAGAGCTGGATGTGAGGTGGAGAAACTTCCTGATGGAACAATCAAGAATCTTAAGGGGTTTGATGAGTATCAATATGATGGAGAAGATTTTATTGCCTTTAATTTCAACACAACACAGTGGATCAATAAAAATCCCAAAGCTAAAGAAACCAAACTGAAGTGGGACCGTGAAACAATACAAAACCAAATCATCAAGATTTACCTCAAGAACTGCATGAACTGGATCTCCACATTTAATAATACTCAAAGAA CTCTTCCAGATGTTGAGATGTTTGCTGTTGAATCTCCTCAAGATCAAAACAAGTTGATTCTGATCTGTCTGGCCACTGGTTTCTACCCCAAACACCTGGAGATGAATATGATGTTGAACGGCATTAAACTGGATCATGTAAACTCTTCTGGAATCAGACCAAACGGTGATGAAACCTTTCAGCTGAGAATCAGTGTGGAGATCCACAGAAATGAGAAAGAGGGTTTTGAGTGTCATGTCAATCACATCAGTCTAAAAGAGCCGGTTATATCAGAATGGG ATGGAAAATGCAGTAACTGCAGTGAAGCATCTAGAACAAATATTATAACAATCATAGTAGCAGCAGTTACAGTGTTCatgattgtgatttttatttatatctacaaAAGAAAAAGGTCCGATG gTAAATTTTTTAGGAAATATTTAATAGAATTCATGTCAGGAAAAATATTCCTATTCCTCAATATTCCACAGTGTtgtgt